Below is a window of Candidatus Deferrimicrobiaceae bacterium DNA.
CTCGAACCTTCGTCTCTGCTCCAGGGGGTCGTTCAGCTCGGAGAACGCGTTGGCGATCTCCCTTCCCCGGACGATCAGCTCGAATCGGTCCACGACGTGGGGACGGGAATCGTTCGCGCGGGAAAGGGGCGACACCTCGATGGGATACTCCGTGACGAACGTGGGCCCCTGGATCTTCGACTCGGCGACTTCTTCGAAGATCGCGGCCAGGAGAGCGCCCGCGGTCGCGTCCTCCTTCACGGGAAGTTCCAGACCGCGAGCCATTTCCCGCAGGAACCCCGGGTCGGAAAGCCGCTCCGCGGGGACGTTCGCGTACCGGGAGACCGCTTCGGCGACCGTCATGCGCTCCCAGGGAGGGGCGAAATCGATCGTCTCCCCCTGAACGGACACGACGGTTTTCCCGAAGAGGGAGAGCGCGAGGGAGGACAGCATCTCCTCCGTGAGCCGCATGAAATCCTCGTAGGTCGCGTGCGCCTGGTAGAATTCGAGCATCGTGAACTCGGGGTTGTGCTGGGTGGAGATCCCCTCGTTGCGGAAGTTCCGGTTGATCTCGAATACGCGCTCGATCCCCCCCACAAGAAGCCGCTTGAGATACAGTTCGGGCGCGATCCGCAGATACAGGTCCATGTCCAGGGTGTTGTGGTGGGTGATGAACGGCCGGGCGGCCGCCCCGCCCGCCACCGGCTGCATCATCGGGGTCTCCACCTCGAGGAAGTCCCGCGACGTCAGAAAGTTCCGCAGAAACGATATGATCTGGCTGCGCCGCCGGAATACCTCCCGGGACCCGTCATTGACGATGAGGTCCACGTACCTCTGACGGTAGCGGGTCTCCACGTCGGAGAGCCCGTGCCATTTCTCGGGAAGAGGCCTGAGCGACTTGGCGAGGAGGCGGATCCGCTCTCCCTGGATCGTCAGCTCCCCCGTGCGGGTGAGGAAGAGGAAACCTTCCACCCAGACGATGTCCCCGATGTCCGTCGTGTCCCGGAATCGCGAATACGCTTCTTCTCCGATCCGGTCCTGTCTGAGATACGCCTGAAGCCTCCCCGTGCGGTCGGCGATCACCAGGAACACGGCCTTCCCGAAGTGCCGCGCGGCAACGATCCGGCCGGCGATGTCGACCTGGATCTGCGCCTTCGCCAGATCCTCCCCCTCCCGGCCTTCGGCGGCTTGTTTCGCTGCGGCCGCCGTCCAGCCCACCCGCTGGTCGTTCGGGTACGGGTTCTCCCCGCCGCGCCGGACCTCGTCCGCTTTGCGGATCCGCTCCCTGACGAGGTCGTTCCACTCTTCCTTCACGCGGTCCCTCCGTTGGTTTTCCGCGCAGCTTCCGGGAGACTGCCGTCCCGCCCGGCACGCTTGCGCATTGCCCGGTTATGCGGACCGTTGCTCCCCTTCCGCACTCGCGGAAAGAAGGTATTTCCGGATGAGTTCCATGATGTCGCCGTCGAGGACGGCGTCCACGTTTCCCGTTTCGTGCCCCGTCCGGTGGTCCTTCACCATGCGGTACGGGGCAAGGACGTACGACCGGATCTGGGACCCCCAGGCGATGTCTTTCTTGGTCTTGTGCGCTTCCGCGGCCTTTTCCGCCCTCTGGCGCATTTCGAGCTCGTACAGTTTCGACCGGAGGATCTTCATCGCCATGGCCCGGTTCTTGTGCTGGGACCGCTCCTGCTGGCACAACACCGTGACCCCGCTCGGCTCGTGGGTGATCCGGACCGCGGACTCGACCTTGTTCACGTGCTGCCCCCCCGCCCCTCCCGACCGGAGGGTGTCGACTTTCAGGTCCGAATCGTTGATCTGGATCTGGACGTCGTCGTCGATCTCGGGAGAGACGAAGACCGAGGCGAACGACGTGTGGCGCCGCTTGTTCGCGTCGAACGGGGAGATGCGCACGAGCCGGTGCACGCCGCTTTCCGCCTTCAGGTATCCGTACGGGTGGTCACCGGACACGAGGAATGTCACGCTCTTGATCCCGGCCTCCTCCCCCTCCTGCCGCTCGACCATTTCGACCTCGAACCCGCTCCGGTCGGCGAATCGGGTGTACATCCGGAGAAGCATCTCCGCCCAGTCCTGGGACTCCGTTCCCCCGGCGCCGGCATGGATCGTCATGATGGCGTTCCGGTCGTCGCTCTCCCCGCCGAGCATCCGTTCCATCTCCAGATCGTCGAGGCGGTCCGCCAAGGAACGGGCATGTTCCTCGATCTCGGCGGCGAGGGAGTCATCCTCCGACTCGTCGGCCAGCTCGAGGTATGCGCGGAGGTCCTCCAGGGTGTTTGCAATCTCGGTCCATTTCGCGAGGAATGTCTCGAGAACTTTCCGCTCCTTCAGGAAAGACTCCGCCTTTTCGGGGGAATCCCAGAATCCTTCCCTGGCCGCGGCTTCCTCGAGTTCGTTCAGGCGGGCCCTCTTGCGGTCTACCTCAAAGGTAGCCCCTGAGATCGTTGACGCGAGACTCAAGCACGGCGGTCTTTTCTGCCAGGACTCCTACGGCCATCGGTTTCTCTCCCGGGAATGATCAGGATTAAAAAAGCTATTATAGTACATGAAATTGCGAATAGATCCCCCGTTTTCGCGTATGTCGTCTCTTCCCTTCGCGGGTGGATTTGCGCCACCAGCGTCCCTTTGCGGAAAAGCCCCAGCCGGGCCACCACCTCCCCCCTCTCGTCGATCACCGCGCTTACGCCCGAGTTCGCGGCGCGCACCATCGGCCTTCGGAACTCGACCGTCCTCATCCTCGCCATGGCGAGGTGCTGATGGGGGGCGACCGTGTCCCCGAACCAGGCGTCGTTGGTGACGTTCACCAGCCACCGGGCGCCCTCCCGGACGCTATCCCGGATGATTTCCGGGAAGACCGCCTCGTAGCAGACGGAGGCCCCGACGGGTTCCCCCCGCACGGTGAACAAGGCCGGCCCGACCCCGGCGGAAAAATCCTCCTCCCCCGCCGTCAGTTTCCGGAGGAAGAAGAGAAGGCGCTTGAGAGGAATGTATTCCCCGAACGGAACGAGATGCCTCTTGTCGTACCGACCGTTGGCGATCCCTCTTTCATCAAGGTGGAACACGCTGTTGTAATACTTTCCCCCCGCGGAGGGGTCGAACCAGGGAGCGCCGAAGATGATCGGTATCCGGTTCTCCATCGCCGCGGCATCCACCACTGCGCTCATCTCCGGTTCCCATCCGTAGAAAAACGGCGCGGCCGTCTCCGGCCAAACGACCACCTCGGCGCCCTTTTCCCTCGCCTCCTTTGTCAGGTCCCCGTATATTGCAAGCGTCTTCTTCTGGTGCGAGGGGGACCACTTGACCGACTGATCGATCCCCCCCTGTGCAATCCCGACCCGGACGGTCTCCCCGTTCGATTCCGCATCCTCCGGCCCCTTTCCCGAGGCGCCGTACGCGAAGAGAAACGCGGCGACCGCGGCCGCGCCGGCGAGATGCACGAGAACTCCCCTGCGTTTCCCGCGGGCAGCCTCCGCCCCTGCCCGGTACAGACATACGTTCGCCGTCGCCAGGAGGAATCCCAGTCCGTAGACGCCCGCCAGGTCGGCTGCCTGGCGGAGGAAGGAATGGCCGGAGAGACTGTACCCCAAAAGAAGCCAGGGGAACCCGGTGAACAGGACGGCCCTCAGGTACTCGACGCACACCCATGCCGCGGGAAACACCCATAGACCTGCGATGCCGAAGCGTCTGCGAAGCCGGTGGGCAATCGCCGCGGCGACGGATACGTAGACCCCGAGATAGGCCGAGACCAGCAGGGCGGAAAGCGACCCCAGAGCCCATCCCAGATTCCCTTGCACGGCCACCGTGTAGGCGATCCAATACATGAGGAGCAGATTGCCGAGGGTGCCCGCGACAAACCCCCTGCGCGCGGCCTGGCGGGCGTTACCGGAGGAGGTGGACAGGATCAGGAGCGGCACGAGGCACGCAAACGGAAGCCCCGGAACGTCGTATCCGGGCATCCCCAGCGCGTACAGGGCGGCGAAGGCTGCGCAGAGTGCCGCCGTTCCGGAAAACGCGGCCACCGGAAAAGGGAAGTCGAACGCGTCGCCCCCGGAAAATTCGCCCTTCAAATGGGGCTTCTCCCCTCTTTCAGGCAGGAGCGGTACACGCGGATTTCCTCCCTGCGCATCCTGGCCGCCTCGACCCTTCCCTTTTCGTGATCGTGCCCCAAAAGGTGCGCCACTCCGTGGACGATGAAGAAGAAGACCCTCTCCTCCTTCGAGCATGGCCAGTCGCTGGTCTGCGAGAGGCAGGCGGGCGCGGAAAGGAGGATGTCCCCCGCGACCCGGGAAGAAGGCCCTTGCCCGGCGTCTTCCTCGGGAAACGAGATTACGTTCGTCGTCCCCGGCCGTCCGAGGAATTCCCGGTTCCAACGCTCCATCTCCTCGTCCCCCACCACGAGGATCCTCAAGTTCGCCCCGGACAGATGCAGGAAACGGAGGGACCGCCGGACAAGGGCGCGGAGAACCTCGCCGCGAAAGGGGGCCGGCCGGATGTGCTGCCGGATGCTGATCCGGTACCTTTGCGCCCCCCGGCTCACGGTCTCCCGCTCGCGGGGGTTTTCGGATATTCGACGCGGGTGTGGGAAACGGCGGAAAGGACCCTGCTGAAGGATGTTCCGACCGCATGGAGGTCGCGCAGCGTCATGTCGCACTCGTTGAGCTGTCCGTCGAGGTAGGCCCGGTTCACGATGCGGGTCACCGTCTCCTCGATCTCCTCGGGGGAAGGGTTCCGGAGGCTCCGGCTGGCGGCTTCGGCGGCATCCGCGAGCATGATGATGGCGGCCTCGCGCGTTCTGGGCCGGGGACCCGGGTAGCGGAAACTCTCCTCGGACGCCTTCCGCTCCCGGATCATGGGCTGCGCCTTGTCCAGGAAAAAGTAGAGGAGACTGGTGCCGTGGTGCTGGGAGATGATCTCGGCGATTCGCTCCCCGAGCCGGTGCTCGTTGGCGAGGCGGACCCCCTCCTTTACGTGGTTGAGGATGACGAGCCGGCTCATTCCCGGGGTGAGAGTATCGTGAATATTCCCCGCGCCGACCTGGTTTTCGGAGAAATATTCGGGCTTCGCGATCTTCCCCACGTCGTGAAACAACGCCGCCACCCGGCACAGGAGGGGGTTGGCGCCGATCGCCTCGGCGCCCGCCTCGGCGAGGGTCCCCACCACGACGCTGTGGTGGAACGTCCCGGGAGCCTCGATCATGAGGCGCCGCAGGAGGGGATGCCCGGTGCTCCCCAGTTCCATGAGACGGATGTCGCTCGTGTATCCGAAGGCGTATTCGGCCACCGGGAGGATGGCGAGGGCGATCGGGCCGGCGACCAGCCCGCTCACAACCCCGAAGATCCCCGCCCATACGATTCCGGATTCCCCGTAAAAGGCGAACTCGAGCGAGACGGCGGCAAGGGCGCACACGGCGGAAGTGAGGACCCCCGCCCAGAGCATCCGGTATCGGTCCGGAATCCGCCCCGACCGGGAGGCCCCCGCCGTCCCGGCGAGGAGCAGAAAGAGGAGGGTCGACCACCTCCCCTGGGCGGCGGCGGCGGAAAGCACGGAAGCGGCGACCGTGAACAGGATCGCCACCTCCGAATTCAGGAGGACCCGGACCACCATGGCGAAGGCGGGCAACGGGATGAGGTAGACGTAGAGGTGCGACGGGAAGGCTCCTCCCCAGGCGGAAAAACCGGCGGGAAGAACATCCATCACCGTTTTCGCGAGGAAGAAAAGGGCCAGCGCCAGCGAGCAAAGGAAAAGGAAATCCCTCGCGGCCAGCCGAACCTTCCGGACCTCCCGCCCCGCGAACCCGAACCATTCCGTCAGAAAGAGGGCGACCGCCAGGGTCAGGGCCACCGCACCGACGAAGGGGAACATCTTCCCGTACCGCCCGGCCGCGCGGGGAAGCAGCTCCTCCCCCCACAGGTAGAAGAGGACAACGAACACCGCCGCGGAGAACAGCCCCAACGCCCCCTCTTTCAGCGAGCGGTCCCTCCGCGTCCCCGGAGCGGGATCGGGGGGACGGTTACTCCGGGACCCTTTTTTCGTATCGTTCATAGGCCTTGATGATCTCCTGCACGATCGGGTGCCTGACCACATCGATCTCGGTGAACCAGCAGAACCGGATCCCCTCCATTTCCTTGAGGATCGAGAGCGCCTCGTTCAACCCGGAGATGCGCCCCGACGGGAGGTCCGTCTGGGTGATGTCCCCCGTGATCACCGCCTTGGAGCCGAACCCGATCCGGGTCAGGAACATCTTCATCTGCTCGGACGTGGTGTTCTGCGCCTCGTCGAGGATCACGAAGGAGTCGTTGAGCGTCCTCCCCCGCATGAACGCCAGGGGGGCGACCTCGATGACGCCCCGCTCCATCATCTTGGCCGCCTGCTCGTATTCGAGCATCGTGTACAGGGCGTCGTGAAGCGGCCGGAGATAGGGATTGACCTTCTCCGCCATGTCCCCCGGGAGGAAGCCGAGTTTCTCCCCCGCCTCGACCGCCGGGCGGGCGAGGACGATCCGTTTGACCTCTTTTCGCAGGAGAAAACCGACCGCCATCGCCATGGCGAGAAAGGTCTTGCCCGTTCCGGCGGGCCCGATTCCGAAGACGATGTCGCAATCGCGCATGGCGTCGAGGTACTTCTTCTGCGCGACGCTCTTGGGCGTGATGATCTTGTTGCGGGAGGACTTGAACACCACGTCCTCGAAAACGCTCGCCACCTCGGCGTGCCGGTCCGAACGGACGATCTTCACCGCGGCCACGACATCGTTGGACGTGATGGGAATCCCCTT
It encodes the following:
- the lysS gene encoding lysine--tRNA ligase, which codes for MKEEWNDLVRERIRKADEVRRGGENPYPNDQRVGWTAAAAKQAAEGREGEDLAKAQIQVDIAGRIVAARHFGKAVFLVIADRTGRLQAYLRQDRIGEEAYSRFRDTTDIGDIVWVEGFLFLTRTGELTIQGERIRLLAKSLRPLPEKWHGLSDVETRYRQRYVDLIVNDGSREVFRRRSQIISFLRNFLTSRDFLEVETPMMQPVAGGAAARPFITHHNTLDMDLYLRIAPELYLKRLLVGGIERVFEINRNFRNEGISTQHNPEFTMLEFYQAHATYEDFMRLTEEMLSSLALSLFGKTVVSVQGETIDFAPPWERMTVAEAVSRYANVPAERLSDPGFLREMARGLELPVKEDATAGALLAAIFEEVAESKIQGPTFVTEYPIEVSPLSRANDSRPHVVDRFELIVRGREIANAFSELNDPLEQRRRFEQQQRAREKGDESAHAMDEDYLRALEYGMPPAAGEGIGVDRLVMLFTDSPSIRDVILFPQLRKEG
- the prfB gene encoding peptide chain release factor 2, which encodes MSLASTISGATFEVDRKRARLNELEEAAAREGFWDSPEKAESFLKERKVLETFLAKWTEIANTLEDLRAYLELADESEDDSLAAEIEEHARSLADRLDDLEMERMLGGESDDRNAIMTIHAGAGGTESQDWAEMLLRMYTRFADRSGFEVEMVERQEGEEAGIKSVTFLVSGDHPYGYLKAESGVHRLVRISPFDANKRRHTSFASVFVSPEIDDDVQIQINDSDLKVDTLRSGGAGGQHVNKVESAVRITHEPSGVTVLCQQERSQHKNRAMAMKILRSKLYELEMRQRAEKAAEAHKTKKDIAWGSQIRSYVLAPYRMVKDHRTGHETGNVDAVLDGDIMELIRKYLLSASAEGEQRSA
- the lnt gene encoding apolipoprotein N-acyltransferase → MKGEFSGGDAFDFPFPVAAFSGTAALCAAFAALYALGMPGYDVPGLPFACLVPLLILSTSSGNARQAARRGFVAGTLGNLLLMYWIAYTVAVQGNLGWALGSLSALLVSAYLGVYVSVAAAIAHRLRRRFGIAGLWVFPAAWVCVEYLRAVLFTGFPWLLLGYSLSGHSFLRQAADLAGVYGLGFLLATANVCLYRAGAEAARGKRRGVLVHLAGAAAVAAFLFAYGASGKGPEDAESNGETVRVGIAQGGIDQSVKWSPSHQKKTLAIYGDLTKEAREKGAEVVVWPETAAPFFYGWEPEMSAVVDAAAMENRIPIIFGAPWFDPSAGGKYYNSVFHLDERGIANGRYDKRHLVPFGEYIPLKRLLFFLRKLTAGEEDFSAGVGPALFTVRGEPVGASVCYEAVFPEIIRDSVREGARWLVNVTNDAWFGDTVAPHQHLAMARMRTVEFRRPMVRAANSGVSAVIDERGEVVARLGLFRKGTLVAQIHPRREETTYAKTGDLFAISCTIIAFLILIIPGRETDGRRSPGRKDRRA
- the ybeY gene encoding rRNA maturation RNase YbeY, with translation MSRGAQRYRISIRQHIRPAPFRGEVLRALVRRSLRFLHLSGANLRILVVGDEEMERWNREFLGRPGTTNVISFPEEDAGQGPSSRVAGDILLSAPACLSQTSDWPCSKEERVFFFIVHGVAHLLGHDHEKGRVEAARMRREEIRVYRSCLKEGRSPI
- a CDS encoding HDIG domain-containing protein, whose protein sequence is MGLFSAAVFVVLFYLWGEELLPRAAGRYGKMFPFVGAVALTLAVALFLTEWFGFAGREVRKVRLAARDFLFLCSLALALFFLAKTVMDVLPAGFSAWGGAFPSHLYVYLIPLPAFAMVVRVLLNSEVAILFTVAASVLSAAAAQGRWSTLLFLLLAGTAGASRSGRIPDRYRMLWAGVLTSAVCALAAVSLEFAFYGESGIVWAGIFGVVSGLVAGPIALAILPVAEYAFGYTSDIRLMELGSTGHPLLRRLMIEAPGTFHHSVVVGTLAEAGAEAIGANPLLCRVAALFHDVGKIAKPEYFSENQVGAGNIHDTLTPGMSRLVILNHVKEGVRLANEHRLGERIAEIISQHHGTSLLYFFLDKAQPMIRERKASEESFRYPGPRPRTREAAIIMLADAAEAASRSLRNPSPEEIEETVTRIVNRAYLDGQLNECDMTLRDLHAVGTSFSRVLSAVSHTRVEYPKTPASGRP
- a CDS encoding PhoH family protein, whose protein sequence is METGKRREETVRFDDPAVLADLFGSQDDHLKIVEKFLGVTILPKGNVLTLAGDPLSVEISVKVLTGLYRVLRKGIPITSNDVVAAVKIVRSDRHAEVASVFEDVVFKSSRNKIITPKSVAQKKYLDAMRDCDIVFGIGPAGTGKTFLAMAMAVGFLLRKEVKRIVLARPAVEAGEKLGFLPGDMAEKVNPYLRPLHDALYTMLEYEQAAKMMERGVIEVAPLAFMRGRTLNDSFVILDEAQNTTSEQMKMFLTRIGFGSKAVITGDITQTDLPSGRISGLNEALSILKEMEGIRFCWFTEIDVVRHPIVQEIIKAYERYEKRVPE